A single window of Pygocentrus nattereri isolate fPygNat1 chromosome 24, fPygNat1.pri, whole genome shotgun sequence DNA harbors:
- the plcxd2 gene encoding PI-PLC X domain-containing protein 2 isoform X1, with the protein MLLLTRCGEIIRVNMKTRPTGNDRNADWMASLCPTLTAMPLKYLAVPGSHDSFSFWVDENAPVGPDQKAFVKHLAMIFRLLAKKVMKKWSMTQNLTFREQLEGGIRYFDLRVSSKPGEEGCEVYFIHGLFGHKVRDGLMDINNFLNTHSKEVVFLDFNHHYAMEEDHHCYLINMLKEVFGSKLCKINVVEDITLDYMWEKKYQVLVFYHHPSAKGCPVLWPGSKIPAPWANTTDTTKLIQFLETTLGERAKYGSFHVSQAILTPRIKTVVGGLVRGLRNYLVEKNLPIIMTWVEAQKPGENGVNIITSDFVELVDFANTVIQLNNLLLPDKAVT; encoded by the exons ATGCTGTTGCTGACACGCTGCGGTGAGATAATCCGGGTCAACATGAAGACTAGACCGACCGGCAACGACCGCAACGCGGACTGGATGGCCTCTTTGTGCCCGACGCTAACGGCCATGCCGCTGAAGTACCTGGCCGTGCCAG GATCCCACGACTCCTTCAGCTTTTGGGTGGATGAGAACGCTCCGGTTGGCCCTGATCAGAAGGCATTCGTCAAGCACCTGGCCATGATTTTCCGTCTGTTGGCCAAGAAGGTGATGAAGAAGTGGTCCATGACTCAGAACCTCACCTTCAGAGAACAGCTGGAGGGCGGCATTCGCTATTTTGACCTCCGTGTCTCTTCAAAGCCGGGTGAGGAAGGCTGTGAGGTCTACTTCATCCATGGCCTGTTTGGCCACAAAGTGCGAGATGGGCTCATGGACATTAACAACTTCCTCAACACGCACAGCAAAGAGGTCGTCTTTCTGGATTTCAACCACCACTACGCCATGGAGGAGGACCACCATTGCTATCTCATCAACATGCTGAAAGAGGTTTTTGGATCCAAGCTCTGCAAGATCAACGTGGTGGAGGACATCACTCTGGATTATATGTGGGAGAAGAAGTACCAG GTCTTGGTGTTCTATCATCACCCATCTGCTAAGGGCTGTCCAGTTTTGTGGCCAGGAAGTAAAATCCCAGCCCCGTGGGCCAACACCACTGACACCACCAAGCTTATCCAGTTCCTGGAGACCACACTGGGAGAGAGAGCTAAATACGGCAGCTTCCACGTGTCCCAGGCCATCCTCACTCCTCGCATAAAGACCGTCGTCGGAGGGCTGGTTAGGGGGCTGCGCAACTACCTTGTGGAGAA GAACCTGCCGATCATCATGACGTGGGTGGAGGCGCAGAAGCCTGGTGAGAACGGTGTGAACATCATCACCTCAGACTTTGTGGAGCTGGTGGACTTTGCCAACACTGTGATCCAGCTCAACAACCTACTCCTCCCTGACAAGGCAGTCACATGA
- the plcxd2 gene encoding PI-PLC X domain-containing protein 2 isoform X2 — protein sequence MEGTEGRGRKSFMKNGPKETAQNDLERRLVPLTYIKRSHDSFSFWVDENAPVGPDQKAFVKHLAMIFRLLAKKVMKKWSMTQNLTFREQLEGGIRYFDLRVSSKPGEEGCEVYFIHGLFGHKVRDGLMDINNFLNTHSKEVVFLDFNHHYAMEEDHHCYLINMLKEVFGSKLCKINVVEDITLDYMWEKKYQVLVFYHHPSAKGCPVLWPGSKIPAPWANTTDTTKLIQFLETTLGERAKYGSFHVSQAILTPRIKTVVGGLVRGLRNYLVEKNLPIIMTWVEAQKPGENGVNIITSDFVELVDFANTVIQLNNLLLPDKAVT from the exons ATGGAGGGTACAGAGGGGAGGGGACGAAAGagtttcatgaagaatggaccaaaagaaacagcccaaaatgacttggaaagacgtctggttccattgacttacattaaaa GATCCCACGACTCCTTCAGCTTTTGGGTGGATGAGAACGCTCCGGTTGGCCCTGATCAGAAGGCATTCGTCAAGCACCTGGCCATGATTTTCCGTCTGTTGGCCAAGAAGGTGATGAAGAAGTGGTCCATGACTCAGAACCTCACCTTCAGAGAACAGCTGGAGGGCGGCATTCGCTATTTTGACCTCCGTGTCTCTTCAAAGCCGGGTGAGGAAGGCTGTGAGGTCTACTTCATCCATGGCCTGTTTGGCCACAAAGTGCGAGATGGGCTCATGGACATTAACAACTTCCTCAACACGCACAGCAAAGAGGTCGTCTTTCTGGATTTCAACCACCACTACGCCATGGAGGAGGACCACCATTGCTATCTCATCAACATGCTGAAAGAGGTTTTTGGATCCAAGCTCTGCAAGATCAACGTGGTGGAGGACATCACTCTGGATTATATGTGGGAGAAGAAGTACCAG GTCTTGGTGTTCTATCATCACCCATCTGCTAAGGGCTGTCCAGTTTTGTGGCCAGGAAGTAAAATCCCAGCCCCGTGGGCCAACACCACTGACACCACCAAGCTTATCCAGTTCCTGGAGACCACACTGGGAGAGAGAGCTAAATACGGCAGCTTCCACGTGTCCCAGGCCATCCTCACTCCTCGCATAAAGACCGTCGTCGGAGGGCTGGTTAGGGGGCTGCGCAACTACCTTGTGGAGAA GAACCTGCCGATCATCATGACGTGGGTGGAGGCGCAGAAGCCTGGTGAGAACGGTGTGAACATCATCACCTCAGACTTTGTGGAGCTGGTGGACTTTGCCAACACTGTGATCCAGCTCAACAACCTACTCCTCCCTGACAAGGCAGTCACATGA
- the si:ch73-264p11.1 gene encoding SH2 domain-containing protein 1B — protein sequence MSGAEAPEGGLSATEADLTGEVCAGGALATSSPNSMGDMGLPIYHGPISRQRCEELLGRKGKDGSYLIRDSETIQGALCLCVYKQKIVYTYRILQTHTGYYTLQTCTGTQELYFKTLQELIRHYKKRNQGLSTRLRYSVKRKTMVPQADDSNDCHDYENVESSDYVVVLPD from the exons ATGTCTGGCGCTGAGGCTCCTGAGGGCGGACTGAGCGCTACTGAAGCAG ACTTAACTGGAGAGGTGTGTGCAGGGGGGGCCCTGGCTACTTCATCCCCAAATTCAATGGGGGACATGGGGCTCCCCATCTATCATGGCCCCATCAGCAGGCAGAGGTGCGAGGAACTCCTGGGCAGGAAGGGCAAAGATGGATCATATCTCATAAGGGACAGCGAAACCATCCAGGGAGCTCTATGTCTCTGCGTTTA CAAACAGAAGATCGTGTACACGTACAGGATCCTACAAACCCATACAGGATATTACACTTTACAG ACCTGTACAGGGACCCAGGAGCTCTATTTTAAAACCCTGCAGGAGCTAATTCGTCACTATAAGAAGAGAAATCAAGGTTTGTCCACACGCCTGCGTTACTCAGTGAAGAGGAAAACGATGGTGCCACAAGCTGACGATTCCAATGACTGCCATGACTATGAAA